A region from the Alnus glutinosa chromosome 5, dhAlnGlut1.1, whole genome shotgun sequence genome encodes:
- the LOC133869603 gene encoding uncharacterized protein LOC133869603 isoform X2 encodes MPFLQSLSHLKPILPFHLHPKPIDFIPKLTRKNPRNAFPVLSCSATEQELLQAVLESDEKALPCVRTYETDLARLVLAGAVDLEQALTAAAADGGEAAAEHIDSGMPAMVVETVFPGPSDERSTVSTRLFLPAQRVKEKAKKLRRSIPEDMLTSTTSRNILSMTFRQVVLQQLWNFELLIFRPGSERNMEDLENPREVPESFSLTSSDERVISVLAEAVCISALQSTEKHFLDNILGNLSSNFFRWFRKPKRIASKDSSVIIYQLFEDYVVENAKTLLENFNSTKERFKTKKTESNHHWWMPLGYAELEKIGGPEFSAWTSEYVPAYRLQIDTDRLRNIKFKGWKNSAQNRWEVLLTHSQMVGLADTLDMYYEDIYSLPNKQLSCGLAANFANLSNKKRSSSLLKMLSVSLASGVFLVIISAFSQLGLPYLSRGRYPAEHRSLPSSEVDCALNLSLDTRKLEAFCISIVEKIKDAFGWPGDIKTETSIGSWTGELPSYLRMVGEADSNSEGNSTAPLDKIDADMRISAQEIASYQVVLSSDGKIVGFQPMSRVAVNHWAANPLAKELYGGRKLSPGFIEPGPKVNHPNELVVMELLMSVNPDACFALARPLR; translated from the exons ATGCCATTccttcaatctctctctcacctCAAACCTATCCTTCCCTTTCACCTCCACCCAAAACCCATTGATTTCATTCCCAAACTAACCCGCAAGAACCCCAGAAATGCCTTCCCAGTCCTCTCATGCTCAGCCACCGAGCAAGAGCTCCTCCAAGCCGTGTTGGAGTCCGACGAGAAGGCCCTACCGTGCGTTAGAACCTACGAGACCGACTTGGCTAGGCTGGTTCTGGCCGGAGCCGTCGACCTCGAGCAGGCCTTGACCGCTGCAGCGGCCGACGGGGGTGAAGCCGCCGCCGAGCACATCGATTCCGGCATGCCCGCTATGGTCGTCGAGACCGTCTTTCCCGGCCCTTCGGACGAGCGCAGCACCGTCTCCACCCGGCTG TTTTTGCCTGCTCagagagtgaaagaaaaagCCAAAAAGCTCAGAAGGTCTATCCCAGAAGATATGCTGACGAGCACTACATCTAGAAATATTCTTTCCATGACATTTAGACAAGTAGTTCTGCAGCAGCTTTGGAACTTTGAGCTTCTTATTTTTAGACCTGGCTCAGAAAGAAACAtggaggatcttgaaaacccgaGAGAG GTCCCTGAATCTTTTAGCCTCACCTCATCAGATGAAAGGGTTATCTCTGTACTTGCAGAAGCTGTTTGCATTTCTGCTCTTCAAAGCACTGAGAAGCATTTCCTTGATAATATATTGGGCAATCTTTCAAGTAATTTCTTCCGCTGGTTTCGAAAGCCCAAAAGGATTGCATCAAAGGATTCTTCGGTCATCATATACCAATTATTTGAGGATTATGTAGTTGAAAATGCCAAGACTCTGTtagaaaattttaattcaacAAAGGAACGCTTTAAGACCAAGAAAACAGAATCAAATCACCATTGGTGGATGCCATTAGGATATGCTGAATTGGAAAAGATTGGTGGTCCAGAGTTCAGTGCTTGGACAAGTGAGTATGTTCCTGCTTATAGGCTACAAATTGACACTGATAGGCTCAGGAATATTAAATTTAAGGGCTGGAAAAATTCTGCACAGAATCGGTGGGAAGTACTTCTTACCCACTCCCAAATG GTTGGATTGGCAGACACTTTAGATATGTACTATGAAGATATTTACTCACTGCCCAATAAACAGCTATCATGTGGCCTGGCTGCAAATTTTGCAAACTTGTCCAACAAAAAG AGGAGCTCTTCGTTGTTGAAAATGCTATCTGTTAGCCTTGCGAGTGGAGTTTTTCTGGTTATAATCAGTGCTTTCAGTCAACTTGGTTTGCCTTATCTAAGCAGAGGAAGGTACCCCGCGGAACATAGGTCTCTCCCATCATCTGAAGTTGACTGTGCACTAAACCTTTCCCTGGATACTAGAAAG TTGGAAGCATTTTGCATATCAATTGTTGAAAAGATAAAGGACGCTTTTGGTTGGCCCGGTGATATAAAGACTGAAACAAGCATCGGTTCCTGGACTGGGGAATTACCATCATACTTGAGGATGGTTGGTGAAGCTGATTCCAATAGCGAAGGCAATTCAACTGCCCCTTTAGATAAAATTGACGCAGACATGAGAATTTCTGCACAAGAGATTGCTAGTTATCAG gtGGTTTTGTCTTCGGATGGAAAGATAGTTGGGTTTCAACCTATGAGCCGGGTTGCTGTTAATCACTGGGCTGCTAACCCCTTAGCAAAGGAGTTATATGGAGGGAGAAAGCTTTCTCCTG GTTTTATTGAACCTGGTCCCAAGGTCAACCATCCCAATGAGCTTGTGGTAATGGAGTTGCTCATGTCAGTAAATCCAGATGCCTGTTTTGCTTTGGCCAGACCATTGCGATGA
- the LOC133868590 gene encoding uncharacterized protein LOC133868590 isoform X2, translating to MGRGKFKNKPTGKRQFSTPEEMLAGTSSRPRTFRKQEAEYEEEVSEEESEEGSEEESEGNNEKLKGTQGIIQIENPNLVKPKSLKAKDIDLGKTTELSRREREEIEKQKAHERYMKLQEQGKTEQAKKDLERLSLIRQQRAEAAKKRDEEKAAKEQKKAEARK from the exons ATGGGACGAGGAAAGTTCAAGAACAAGCCCACTGGGAAGCGCCAGTTCTCCACTCCGGAGGAGATGC TTGCTGGTACTTCTTCCCGTCCTCGCACTTTTAgaaag CAAGAAGCTGAATATGAAGAGGAAGTATCTGAGGAAGAATCGGAAGAAGGATCTGAAGAAGAGTCTGAAGGAAATAATGAA AAGCTGAAAGGCACTCAAGGTATTATTCAGATTGAAAATCCTAATTTGGTAAAGCCAAAGTCCTTGAAAGCCAAAGATATTGAT TTGGGGAAAACAACTGAACTTTCAAGGCGTGAAAG AGAGGAGATAGAGAAACAGAAAGCTCATGAGCGATATATGAAATTGCAAGAACAGGGGAAAACAGAACAAGCTAAGAAAGATTTAG AGCGTTTGTCCCTTATTCGTCAACAAAGGGCAGAAGCTGCTAAAAAGcgagatgaagaaaaagctg CCAAAGAACAGAAGAAGGCTGAAGCTCGCAAATGA
- the LOC133867730 gene encoding uncharacterized protein LOC133867730 → MTDHHQDPNKPQNLPPSSSSSDRIPGNGRTSKDANFSGQKVRYPNPRETTNPDPATLREQWKFAIRQYSKWYSHAWGTAILAGFSFFALGWYIKGSNPLSSFQDKPPEPSTSSSSSSSTDDAKEARR, encoded by the coding sequence ATGACTGATCACCACCAAGACCCCAATAAGCCTCAAAACCtgccaccttcttcttcttcttctgatagGATTCCCGGCAACGGCCGCACCAGCAAAGACGCCAACTTCTCGGGACAAAAGGTCAGGTACCCGAACCCGCGGGAGACAACGAACCCGGACCCGGCGACGCTCCGAGAGCAATGGAAGTTCGCCATCAGACAGTACAGCAAGTGGTACTCCCACGCCTGGGGCACCGCCATTCTGGCCGGGTTCTCCTTCTTCGCCCTCGGTTGGTACATCAAGGGCTCCAATCCCCTGTCTTCTTTCCAAGATAAGCCCCCTGAGCcttccacttcttcttcttcttcttcctcaaccGATGATGCCAAGGAAGCTCGCCGATGA
- the LOC133869709 gene encoding cyanidin 3-O-galactoside 2''-O-xylosyltransferase FGGT1-like: protein MGDKSFHIFMYPWFAMGHLTSFLHISNKLAERGHRISFFLPTKTQPKLEPFNLHKDLISFIPITLPHVAGFPPGAETTADVPFPLHSLLMTAMDLTQPTIEASMISLKPDFVFYDFTHWLPALARRLGIKPINYCTISPAAFGYLLSPERKLNEKIFDLKAPPPSFPPSLIKLRAHETQKLNSATVKEYGRGISFMERQMISVRDSDAISFKACREMEGPYCDYVEGQFGKPVILAGPVVPELPTSALDKKWAKWLDVKEKTVIFCAFGSECILNKDQFQELVLGFELTGMPFFAALKPPMGVETIESALPEGFEERVKGRGIVHGGWVQQQLILRHPSVGCFVTHCGAGSLSEAMVNECQLVLLPHAGDQIINSRMMGGDLKVGVEVEKGEEDGLFTREGVCEAVRAVMDDNSNVGKEVRANHAKWREFLQRKGLENSYIDSFVQKLHSLLI, encoded by the coding sequence ATGGGTGACAAAAGCTTCCACATATTCATGTACCCATGGTTTGCCATGGGCCACCTAACCTCATTCCTACACATCTCCAACAAGCTTGCTGAGAGAGGCCACAGAATCTCTTTCTTCTTGCCAACCAAAACTCAACCAAAGCTAGAGCCTTTCAATCTCCACAAAGACCTCATTTCTTTCATCCCAATCACCCTTCCACATGTAGCTGGCTTCCCCCCCGGAGCTGAAACAACCGCAGATGTTCCCTTCCCATTGCATTCCCTCCTCATGACTGCCATGGACCTCACTCAACCCACAATTGAAGCTTCTATGATTTCACTCAAACCGGATTTCGTATTCTATGATTTCACTCACTGGTTACCAGCATTGGCACGCCGGCTAGGCATCAAGCCCATAAATTACTGCACAATTAGTCCGGCAGCTTTCGGGTATCTGCTAAGCCCAGAAAGAAAACTCAATGAGAAAATATTTGATCTTAAGGCACCTCCCCCAAGTTTCCCACCTTCGTTGATCAAGCTACGTGCCCATGAAACCCAAAAACTAAATTCTGCAACAGTGAAAGAATATGGTCGAGGCATATCATTCATGGAACGTCAAATGATCTCCGTAAGAGATTCTGACGCGATTAGTTTCAAAGCTTGTAGGGAGATGGAAGGGCCTTACTGTGACTATGTTGAAGGACAATTTGGAAAGCCTGTGATTCTTGCAGGGCCAGTAGTGCCAGAACTGCCAACTTCAGCATTAGATAAGAAATGGGCAAAGTGGCTGGACGTCAAGGAGAAAACTGTGATATTCTGTGCATTTGGAAGCGAATGCATTTTAAACAAGGACCAGTTTCAAGAActggttttgggttttgagctAACAGGTATGCCCTTTTTCGCTGCTCTGAAACCGCCAATGGGTGTAGAGACAATTGAATCTGCGTTGCCAGAAGGGTTTGAAGAGAGGGTAAAGGGAAGAGGGATTGTTCATGGGGGTTGGGTTCAGCAGCAGTTGATTCTGAGGCACCCTTCTGTGGGGTGCTTCGTGACACATTGCGGCGCAGGTTCTTTGTCTGAAGCGATGGTGAACGAGTGCCAATTGGTGCTGCTGCCACACGCTGGGGATCAAATTATCAATTCGAGAATGATGGGTGGAGATCTAAAAGTAGGGGTTGAGGTTGAGAAAGGTGAAGAAGACGGGCTGTTTACAAGGGAGGGCGTGTGCGAGGCAGTGAGGGCTGTAATGGATGATAATAGTAATGTGGGGAAAGAGGTGAGAGCCAACCATGCGAAATGGAGAGAGTTCTTGCAGCGCAAAGGGCTTGAGAACTCCTACATTGATAGTTTTGTTCAAAAGCTCCATTCTCTACTCATCTAA
- the LOC133868489 gene encoding transcription elongation factor 1 homolog, protein MGKRKSKSKPPPKKRMDKLDTVFSCPFCNHGTSVECRIDMKNLIGEASCRICQENFSTSITALTEAIDIYSEWIDECERVNASVEDDGA, encoded by the exons ATGGGGAAGAGGAAGTCAAAGTCAAAGCCACCTCCTAAGAAGCGGATGGACAAGCTTGACACTGTCTTTAGTTGTCCTTTCTGCAACCATGGCACCAGTGTTGAATGCCGCAT TGATATGAAGAACTTGATTGGGGAAGCCTCATGCAGAATATGCCAAGAGAACTTCAGTACCTCCATCACAG CTCTGACTGAGGCAATAGACAT ATACAGCGAATGGATTGATGAATGTGAACGGGTTAACGCTAGTGTTGAAGATGATGGTGCTTAG
- the LOC133868590 gene encoding uncharacterized protein LOC133868590 isoform X1 yields MGRGKFKNKPTGKRQFSTPEEMLAGTSSRPRTFRKQEAEYEEEVSEEESEEGSEEESEGNNEQKLKGTQGIIQIENPNLVKPKSLKAKDIDLGKTTELSRREREEIEKQKAHERYMKLQEQGKTEQAKKDLERLSLIRQQRAEAAKKRDEEKAAKEQKKAEARK; encoded by the exons ATGGGACGAGGAAAGTTCAAGAACAAGCCCACTGGGAAGCGCCAGTTCTCCACTCCGGAGGAGATGC TTGCTGGTACTTCTTCCCGTCCTCGCACTTTTAgaaag CAAGAAGCTGAATATGAAGAGGAAGTATCTGAGGAAGAATCGGAAGAAGGATCTGAAGAAGAGTCTGAAGGAAATAATGAA CAGAAGCTGAAAGGCACTCAAGGTATTATTCAGATTGAAAATCCTAATTTGGTAAAGCCAAAGTCCTTGAAAGCCAAAGATATTGAT TTGGGGAAAACAACTGAACTTTCAAGGCGTGAAAG AGAGGAGATAGAGAAACAGAAAGCTCATGAGCGATATATGAAATTGCAAGAACAGGGGAAAACAGAACAAGCTAAGAAAGATTTAG AGCGTTTGTCCCTTATTCGTCAACAAAGGGCAGAAGCTGCTAAAAAGcgagatgaagaaaaagctg CCAAAGAACAGAAGAAGGCTGAAGCTCGCAAATGA
- the LOC133868324 gene encoding transcription factor VOZ1, with product MGKGSKSNCKSASHRLFKDKAKNRVDDLQGMFVDLQFARKESRTVDVSVLEEQVHQMLREWKAELNEPSPASSLQQGGSLGSFSSDICRLLQLCEEEDDATSPLAAPKPEPNDQSMQVGDVIFQERFSVNQGQQDHSFPLIGECKNPSSEVRDVAVNDLEGATHLDYHQFHLHQDYENNFYSAFSVTGLSGGDAVPHVPSYLPSICPPPSAFLGPKCALWDCPRPAQGLDWCQDYCSSFHAALALNEGPPGMGPVLRPGGIGLKDALLFAALGAKAQGKDVGIPECEGAATAKSPWNAPELFDLSVLEGETIREWLFFDKPRRAFESGNRKQRSLPDYSGRGWHESRKQVMNEYGGLKRSYYMDPQPINHVEWHLYEYEISKCDACALYRLELKLVDGKKNSKGKITNDSVADLQKQMGRLSAEFPSDNKRSMKGRAKVNERVGVGNVYSIPNRVAPTTGTFEYGINTPYDYLVENLNEYYLT from the exons ATGGGGAAGGGTTCGAAGAGCAATTGCAAGTCTGCATCACACAGGCTTTTCAAGGACAAGGCAAAGAACCGGGTCGATGACCTCCAAGGTATGTTCGTGGACCTGCAGTTTGCCAGGAAGGAGAGCCGCACAGTCGACGTCTCCGTCCTTGAGGAGCAAGTCCATCAGATGCTCCGTGAGTGGAAAGCCGAGCTCAACGAGCCCTCTCCAGCTTCATCTCTGCAACAA GGTGGTAGTCTTGGGTCATTCTCCTCAGATATTTGTCGGCTGCTGCAACTTTGTGAGGAGGAAGATGATGCCACTAGTCCATTAGCTGCACCGAAGCCTGAGCCTAATGATCAAAGCATGCAAGTTGGGGATGTGATCTTTCAAGAG AGGTTTAGCGTGAATCAGGGGCAACAGGACCATAGTTTTCCCTTGATTGGTGAATGCAAAAACCCCTCTTCAGAAGTTCGTGATGTGGCTGTTAATGACTTGGAAGGGGCTACTCATTTGGACTATCATCAGTTTCATTTGCATCAAGACTATGAGAACAACTTCTATAGCGCTTTTAGCGTTACAGGTTTGTCTGGGGGGGATGCAGTGCCTCATGTGCCTAGCTATCTGCCAAGTATATGCCCTCCTCCTTCTGCTTTCTTGGGCCCAAAATGTGCACTTTGGGATTGTCCAAGGCCTGCTCAAGGCTTGGACTGGTGTCAGGACTATTGCAGTAGCTTTCACGCTGCTTTAGCTTTGAATGAAGGTCCACCTGGCATGGGTCCGGTTCTAAGACCTGGAGGCATTGGCCTAAAGGATGCTCTGCTTTTTGCTGCTCTTGGCGCAAAGGCACAAGGAAAAGATGTTGGTATCCCAGAATGTGAGGGAGCCGCAACTGCAAAGTCTCCATGGAATGCACCTg AACTCTTTGATCTATCAGTTCTGGAAGGTGAAACCATTAGGGAATGGCTCTTTTTTGATAAGCCTCGAAGAGCATTTGAGAGTGGGAACAGAAAGCAGAGGTCGTTGCCTGATTACAGCGGCCGTGGTTGGCATGAGTCAAGGAAGCAAGTGATGAATGAATATGGAGGcctgaagagatcctactaTATGGATCCACAACCAATTAACCATGTTGAGTGGCACCTCTATGAATATGAGATCAGTAAGTGTGATGCTTGTGCTTTGTATAGATTGGAACTGAAACTTGTTGATGGGAAGAAGAACTCCAAAGGGAAAATAACCAATGATTCAGTTGCTGATCTGCAGAAGCAGATGGGAAGGCTCTCTGCTGAGTTTCCATCTGATAATAAGCGGTCGATGAAGGGGAGGGCCAAAGTTAACGAAAGGGTTGGTGTAGGAAACGTTTATTCCATTCCAAATCGAGTGGCACCAACAACTGGGACATTTGAGTATGGAATAAATACACCATATGATTATCTTGTGGAGAACTTAAATGAATATTACCTGACGTAA
- the LOC133869603 gene encoding uncharacterized protein LOC133869603 isoform X1 yields MPFLQSLSHLKPILPFHLHPKPIDFIPKLTRKNPRNAFPVLSCSATEQELLQAVLESDEKALPCVRTYETDLARLVLAGAVDLEQALTAAAADGGEAAAEHIDSGMPAMVVETVFPGPSDERSTVSTRLFLPAQRVKEKAKKLRRSIPEDMLTSTTSRNILSMTFRQVVLQQLWNFELLIFRPGSERNMEDLENPREQVPESFSLTSSDERVISVLAEAVCISALQSTEKHFLDNILGNLSSNFFRWFRKPKRIASKDSSVIIYQLFEDYVVENAKTLLENFNSTKERFKTKKTESNHHWWMPLGYAELEKIGGPEFSAWTSEYVPAYRLQIDTDRLRNIKFKGWKNSAQNRWEVLLTHSQMVGLADTLDMYYEDIYSLPNKQLSCGLAANFANLSNKKRSSSLLKMLSVSLASGVFLVIISAFSQLGLPYLSRGRYPAEHRSLPSSEVDCALNLSLDTRKLEAFCISIVEKIKDAFGWPGDIKTETSIGSWTGELPSYLRMVGEADSNSEGNSTAPLDKIDADMRISAQEIASYQVVLSSDGKIVGFQPMSRVAVNHWAANPLAKELYGGRKLSPGFIEPGPKVNHPNELVVMELLMSVNPDACFALARPLR; encoded by the exons ATGCCATTccttcaatctctctctcacctCAAACCTATCCTTCCCTTTCACCTCCACCCAAAACCCATTGATTTCATTCCCAAACTAACCCGCAAGAACCCCAGAAATGCCTTCCCAGTCCTCTCATGCTCAGCCACCGAGCAAGAGCTCCTCCAAGCCGTGTTGGAGTCCGACGAGAAGGCCCTACCGTGCGTTAGAACCTACGAGACCGACTTGGCTAGGCTGGTTCTGGCCGGAGCCGTCGACCTCGAGCAGGCCTTGACCGCTGCAGCGGCCGACGGGGGTGAAGCCGCCGCCGAGCACATCGATTCCGGCATGCCCGCTATGGTCGTCGAGACCGTCTTTCCCGGCCCTTCGGACGAGCGCAGCACCGTCTCCACCCGGCTG TTTTTGCCTGCTCagagagtgaaagaaaaagCCAAAAAGCTCAGAAGGTCTATCCCAGAAGATATGCTGACGAGCACTACATCTAGAAATATTCTTTCCATGACATTTAGACAAGTAGTTCTGCAGCAGCTTTGGAACTTTGAGCTTCTTATTTTTAGACCTGGCTCAGAAAGAAACAtggaggatcttgaaaacccgaGAGAG CAGGTCCCTGAATCTTTTAGCCTCACCTCATCAGATGAAAGGGTTATCTCTGTACTTGCAGAAGCTGTTTGCATTTCTGCTCTTCAAAGCACTGAGAAGCATTTCCTTGATAATATATTGGGCAATCTTTCAAGTAATTTCTTCCGCTGGTTTCGAAAGCCCAAAAGGATTGCATCAAAGGATTCTTCGGTCATCATATACCAATTATTTGAGGATTATGTAGTTGAAAATGCCAAGACTCTGTtagaaaattttaattcaacAAAGGAACGCTTTAAGACCAAGAAAACAGAATCAAATCACCATTGGTGGATGCCATTAGGATATGCTGAATTGGAAAAGATTGGTGGTCCAGAGTTCAGTGCTTGGACAAGTGAGTATGTTCCTGCTTATAGGCTACAAATTGACACTGATAGGCTCAGGAATATTAAATTTAAGGGCTGGAAAAATTCTGCACAGAATCGGTGGGAAGTACTTCTTACCCACTCCCAAATG GTTGGATTGGCAGACACTTTAGATATGTACTATGAAGATATTTACTCACTGCCCAATAAACAGCTATCATGTGGCCTGGCTGCAAATTTTGCAAACTTGTCCAACAAAAAG AGGAGCTCTTCGTTGTTGAAAATGCTATCTGTTAGCCTTGCGAGTGGAGTTTTTCTGGTTATAATCAGTGCTTTCAGTCAACTTGGTTTGCCTTATCTAAGCAGAGGAAGGTACCCCGCGGAACATAGGTCTCTCCCATCATCTGAAGTTGACTGTGCACTAAACCTTTCCCTGGATACTAGAAAG TTGGAAGCATTTTGCATATCAATTGTTGAAAAGATAAAGGACGCTTTTGGTTGGCCCGGTGATATAAAGACTGAAACAAGCATCGGTTCCTGGACTGGGGAATTACCATCATACTTGAGGATGGTTGGTGAAGCTGATTCCAATAGCGAAGGCAATTCAACTGCCCCTTTAGATAAAATTGACGCAGACATGAGAATTTCTGCACAAGAGATTGCTAGTTATCAG gtGGTTTTGTCTTCGGATGGAAAGATAGTTGGGTTTCAACCTATGAGCCGGGTTGCTGTTAATCACTGGGCTGCTAACCCCTTAGCAAAGGAGTTATATGGAGGGAGAAAGCTTTCTCCTG GTTTTATTGAACCTGGTCCCAAGGTCAACCATCCCAATGAGCTTGTGGTAATGGAGTTGCTCATGTCAGTAAATCCAGATGCCTGTTTTGCTTTGGCCAGACCATTGCGATGA